Below is a genomic region from Raphanus sativus cultivar WK10039 chromosome 4, ASM80110v3, whole genome shotgun sequence.
AACAGAGGCTGCGTAATTCAAATACCTGACCAAATGTATATCCAGCACCACGAGGGGAGATTCCCCAGCCACACCTGTCATCAGGATCAGACCATAACAAGTCACACATCGGCCCTTCATGTGGTACTTCTTGAACTCGATCGAAGTTCCTGATGTTGTCAAGGGTCTCTATTGATGGTGACAATCCACCGTGAAGGCAGAATATTTCCGACTCCACCTGCAAAGCAGGACGTTTGACATGAGATGGATAGCCTCCTTACTTATCGGAACTAAAACCTCTTAGAAAACACTATGAATTTCAATAAGACAAGTTTTCTTTAAGAGATCGCATATTCTAGGCTCTAGAAAGTCTAAGTACTAAGTGCAAGTTATATAGTCTAGTCATTCATAGCCTTCAGAACATGATTCCATTTCAAATTGGAGTAACGATTGCCAACCGAATACGCTAACACACAGCACAAGCATGCTCAAAAAGGACAATCTTTTTATTGTAGACCCAGTCGTTGtttcttattatataatatgagTATATAAATGTGGAATGTGATGTACTAAAAACTAACCAAGGCTGTCAGTGGGAAATAGTCAAAGAGGTCTGTAAATATCTTCCATACATTAGCATTGCCATACCTGCAGGTATAAGGAAGCTTTGATAAGCAAATTGCAAACGAAAGGTGTCACAAAAAACTATCTTACAGGCGTAGAAGAAGAATTGCACGTCTTTGATTAGTACTAACAAACAACTCAGGTATGAAAAATATCACTGAAAACAGTCAAAAATGAGTAAAGCAATATTAGAAACAAAAAGGAGGAGCAGAGTATTGGTGAAAAAGAAGTATCACGACATGAACAGAGTGAGTTAGCAGTTTGTACAGCATAAGGATGTTGTGGAGACTCACTTTCTAAGGCATTCATCATAAAATCCATAAACTTGAGTAATCTGCAGAGCAAAAAGTGTATTCAACCATGGGTCAGAACAAAAGTTTTAACTGACTTGTACATGAATATAGCATAGTCCATAGACACGACACCAGAAAAACTAAGTCAGGAAAGTAAACGTACAAGTAGAGAGACAAAGTTAGGTTACCTGACGACTTTCATGGTTTCCTCTAAGAATAGTGATTCGCTGAGGATACCGTACTTTCAAGCCTACTAACAGCTAGAAATGGAATATTAAAGAAATAGTATCAGCATCGTAGTCTAACAAACATACATAAACGTTGGGAAAAGAAATCATCCAGTATACACGCAGGATATTTAGTTTAACagtataaaaaaacaaaagatatctTTCTACTTCAAAATcagataattattatttaacaaaggcaaaaaaaagaagaagtggGGATGGTATAAACTTGGTACCGTAACAGTTTCGACAGAATAATAACCACGGTCGACATAGTCTCCCATAAATAGATAGTTGGTATCAGGGCACTGCAAAAGAGCGTTAAATGAACGAACATTCAGCAGACAATAAATTAGAACCAGAAAGAACTAGTTTCAAATATAACCCACGAGCAAAGGGTCCAAATAATTCTGAGTATTCAGTGAGCATGCACTCAGACTTTGTACTACACACCACccataattaataatttctagAAAACATGGAtgctgaatttaaaaaaaaaaacaaaacttgcATCTTATTAACGGCTAATATGCATCTGAGTAAGAAATATAGATACTTACCATTCCTCCAATGCGGAAAAGCTCTGCAAGATCATGGAATTGTCCATGAATATCACCACAGATTGTCACTGGACTTTTGACAGGCTGCGTGCAAGGAAGGAGGAAATGTAACATAAAATTAACTCTACTTAAAACCAAACAACATGAATGTGTGCTTCAAATGAATCCAAGCTGGAAACACAACCAAGAGATGCAAGATGCAAGAACTAACCTGAACGTTGCTTTCGTCCATCAAAATCTCCTTGGCTTTCTCGCATAATGACTTAACCTatcgaaaacaaaacaaaacagcaCTGCACACGATAAGTTCATCTTTCACCTCCTTTAATTCTTAACAAAGAGAATTCATCAGAGATTCATCCAATCAACGATAGCATCTAATACGAATTTAATTCAAACTAaggagaaattaaaaaaaaaaaggaatatgtAATAGGAAGAGAATTGGAGGAACCTGTTGCTCGGAGAGAGGCTTGCACTGCATGAGCTGAGAGATCTGCTCGTCAAGATCGATTGTTGCGTCCGTCGGAACCGAATTCGCGCCCATGGTTTTGGCCACtgcgtcttcttcttcctcctcctctttccTTCAGTCGGATCCCTAACCCTAAATTGGATGGATTCTGCGTTCTCTCGCAGAGTGAGAGGAAATCGAAATCAGAGGGGCGCGTGAGGAATGGGGCGAGTGGTGGTTTGTAGTTTCGAGCCGTGTCTTGATTTTACTTTGGTACCCTTACTCTTTTCTCTTTAAATTCAAATCTGGAAGAAAGTCGTTAATGTGTTTAAAAATCTGTTAATTTTTggggttttttttctttatttttagaACGGTTGAATTGTTgatatttatgaatatatttatacatataatattattaaaatttaaatataatattataaaattattttatacataaatattaatatataaaatataattattaataaaattaaaaatttaatacattttaaaaatatggatcAAAACCTGAATGTCcagatttgaaaattaaagatattcaaatttaaatcCAGTTATTGACGTATCTGAGAATTTCTTTTCCGGATTCAAGTCCAGACATCCTAgttatcatatttttgaaacagaTCTGGAACGGATCTCGGATTAGATATCAATTCCAGATAATAAATCTCATACTTATTTTCAAGGTAAATACAAATACAACAACATTGGGTTTATAATAGTTTTTGAAGTGTTATTATTTAATCAAGTTAAAAATACATTCACAGTTTTTGACGGTATTTACATTTGAtcaataataaactaaaaataaattaaatgaatttttgaataaataaaaaatggtatgtcaataattaataaaattgtaattaattggTATAATTTCACttaatttgaataaattttattgttagttttctgaaaaaaaatataagataattCAAGGTTTCAGATAAATATCAATAATCAactaacttaatttttttttatatcatacCAGAAAGAGTCATTCACGGGCTTACGACTCTTCTAGATTCAACTAGATTAAAAAAAGATTacaaaaaactaatttaaaatattttagacaaaaatattcagataatttgatttttttataatttgatttataaatttattgttaGAATATTTGGTTACtttgaaactaaatataattaatatttttaggtaTATTAATTCTTACAAAAGATTAAGTATTTTAGATTCAGTTTTGTTTCAGtttgggtttttaaattttaaaaatataaaatttgtataggtacttataaaatttggtttcATTTCGGTTCCAatttttcggtttggttctttAGTTATGGGTAGATTTCATGCCTGCTTCAGACAGAAGTACCTAAAGAGTTGCCGACTTTTGTCTGCAGCAAACAAGTCCCAACGCATCTGAGAGACTCCATTCGCGACTCTGGAAGATTTTGGCTCGTTTAGAGGTGCAAGCTTATGCTATTTTCGTGCTCCTAGACTCTAGTCCTGACGCTGATTCGCTAAGCTTGGATTGACAATCATGGAAGCGAAGAATGTGACAGATGAGACatggaggaggagagagagagagattgtaaCAAGCGTGATGAGGATAGTGAGCAAGAGATTGACCTCAGAAGGATCTAATATCTCTCCTTCTCGGAGCTATAACTAGCATCTGTCCCAAGCTAAAAGTTATATCTATCTACTGGAACGTTAGGTAATATTATGTCACGCTTCTTGATTTGTACCTCATCAGAGCTAGAGACTAATTCTAGGATTACTTTTCACAAGGTGACTGATGATCGCATTAGACATCTAGTGAAGAATTACagaaacatcattgatctgaaCCTAAGTGGCTGCAAAAGGTATCTTGATTCGATTTCCTCAGGGTACTAAATCCATTTCTCAAACTTTTTGCTTCGCTTTCTTTATAATTCATTTTGCTGAGAGACTAATTCaatgtaaataaaaacaaaaactgcAGCTTGTTTGGGATAGTTGGAGTAACTGATAAATGTCTGGAGACTCTCTCCAAAACCTGCTCTGCTACACTCACCACTCTTGATGTCTGCATCGGTGTTAAGGTGTGTAGTGTGTACTATggagattttcaattttttcaatTACGTTTTGTGGAGACTTCATGTTAACTTCATGATTAGTTGTTATACAGAGGCGAAGCCGTGAAGAACTGCTTCAGATGTTCCCTCGTCTGACATGCTTCAAAGTACACAGCTAATTTGCTCTTAACTTCAGGACTCTCACCAACGTTTAGCCCCCATACTAAAGGCAAGTGGCTCCATTACGAagattatatttagttatattacAAATAATCGCATAATATCTTAatcatattcaaaatttttataatatgctTTATTAACAAGCCCATGGCACATCCAACAACTGATAGATATGAATCACATAGCGGTTTTGGTTGTATTTATTAACTTTCATAACAAATGTTTACATTAAGTACCATACTGAGAAAGCTCCAGCCATCACTAGACCATATTGCTTCTTATCTCTTCCTTTAACGCTTGAACCTGTGGATACAGCtgcaatattttttgtttgtttgttatcttttctttgtttgcacaagtagaaataaaattgtaaaaggAGTAGTATTAGTAGTACCTTTAGGTGCAACATTCTGAGAGGACGATTCAGTGAATTGCTTAAAAATCTTAGCGGCTACTGAATCTGGAGGCAAATGTAGAAGGTCTTCttgcaataaaataaaataatgagaaaGATCTAATATTGTGAAGATGTAAAGCTGTTAAATCATTTCTATATATttctacaaaaaataaaaattgtagatGAGATTTTTGGTATGAGATTTCTCACCTGGGCATTGTGAAATATTTGCAGGGATATGACAAGTGGAAGGGAGGCTCATTGCACGATTGGCATCAACTTTGAACCCTAAACCAGGATCATCCCTGTCTTTGACAAGAGTGCAGAGACATCTCTTGGTCTGCCCTTTGTCTAGTTTTTCTTTGAGTGTTGTGCAACATGTTGAGTCTGGAGCTTTAGCTTTGTTAGTGACAAAAGGAAGACAAGAGTAGAGATCAGACATGGAATCCTGACACCCTTTTATGTCCTGATTCAAATCTGATCTCACACCAAGAAACATTATTGTTAATGTTATGCATAGAGCCAGcatttgtttattttgattgtaAGCCATGATATCTAACCACCAGTTTATGCAACAATAAACTCTATATGCCTTTTTATAAACTTATCTACAGACTTCTTTCTTGTTCACATAGGAGTCTTAACTCTGCAAGAAactgatttaaatttttgaaataatgtaCTAGTTGACATGTCTCATGTCTGAAttgaaattttgagttttgaatctTTTGCTGTTACTGGAGGGctacataaatatatgaaagtTGTTCACAGTCCGTTTTCACAATCTCTGCAAGTTATCCACAAGGAAAGAGTCGATATAatctacttttatttttgtaaaactaagAAATTTCATTCAAACAACTCTAAAATGATTTGAAGACTTTAAAACCTCACAACttggaatatttttaataacatcaGACTTCAAAGTAATTTAGTGGGATTACGAAGGAGCAGCACTTGTAGACTACACCTTGTAGAGAGACCACGTGGAGTAAGGGTGCATGATAAACAACTAGTGTATCCGTCAAATGAAAAACCTGCAGTTCAGCTCCATTTTGTGATAGTAAGTATAGTGCTCTTGCTTATCTGTTCTTTATTTGCTGTTAATACAGATTAGGGAGCTTGAAAGAGGAGTTGACATTCTTGTTGCCACTCCTTGGAGGTTAAATGATTTGCTAAAGAGAGGTAGAGTCACTACAGATATGGTGGTGGACATGGAAACATACCAGGTGGTGGTTATGTACCTTCactgtgaaagaaaaaaaaacaactcctAGTCTACCATTGTTTTAACGGATCCTCGTCTTTCAAAGCATGTTTAGGTTAAGATCTAAAAccatacttttattaaaaatagaaaggaTACATAAAAGCAACAGGAGTATCTCTAAAACTGATCAAAATGAGAAAAACAAAAGGTATATAGACAAAAGCAACACAAGAGGAGGTCATCATTAAAGAATGACCCAACTTTCAGAAAAATGATCTGACTTAGTATTCAGAACCACTTCCGACCTCTGTGTCCTCTCTATGACATATCTTTGGTAAAGGTTTTGTCTAAAGAGTTCTTGCCATAAcctgaattttaaaaaaaaaacagaaacaaacaaacaaaaacctaTCTGTAAGCCAATTTGAGATGGGATAAAGATTAGCGTCTGGTTCTCGGCATGCATCGAAACTCAGCTAAGAGTGCAATATGATTTGAAGACCATTCAGGTGAAGGAAGAGCTGTATCCTTTCTCAATCCATCTTCATCCAGCAACTCCAATAAAGATTCCACCATTAATGTATCCgctgaaaaccaaaaacaaaaacaaaaccttcCCCACTTAGTTAACTTGTTTATTCTCTGGTGTAGTTTGAGCAAGGAGAGGTTGGTGAAAcctgtataaaatatatagtcatGAGTGCCAATGAACTCCCTTGTACAATTGGTAAACAAAGGCTCGTTTGTGTTGAGATCCATTCTCCTTCTGTGTTGGTCCAATCCAAGACCCATTACTGGTCTCACAAACGATGAGTAAGCGCTCACCTGAAAAaacaaaac
It encodes:
- the LOC108849089 gene encoding serine/threonine-protein phosphatase PP2A-4 catalytic subunit, which codes for MGANSVPTDATIDLDEQISQLMQCKPLSEQQVKSLCEKAKEILMDESNVQPVKSPVTICGDIHGQFHDLAELFRIGGMCPDTNYLFMGDYVDRGYYSVETVTLLVGLKVRYPQRITILRGNHESRQITQVYGFYDECLRKYGNANVWKIFTDLFDYFPLTALVESEIFCLHGGLSPSIETLDNIRNFDRVQEVPHEGPMCDLLWSDPDDRCGWGISPRGAGYTFGQDISDQFNHSNNLKLIARAHQLVMDGFNWAHEQKVVTIFSAPNYCYRCGNMASILEVDDCRNHTFIQFEPAPRRGEPDVTRRTPDYFL
- the LOC108852028 gene encoding non-specific lipid transfer protein GPI-anchored 22-like; the protein is MAYNQNKQMLALCITLTIMFLGVRSDLNQDIKGCQDSMSDLYSCLPFVTNKAKAPDSTCCTTLKEKLDKGQTKRCLCTLVKDRDDPGLGFKVDANRAMSLPSTCHIPANISQCPDLLHLPPDSVAAKIFKQFTESSSQNVAPKAVSTGSSVKGRDKKQYGLVMAGAFSVWYLM